The Camelina sativa cultivar DH55 chromosome 14, Cs, whole genome shotgun sequence genome includes a window with the following:
- the LOC109128832 gene encoding uncharacterized protein LOC109128832, with amino-acid sequence MVMFRILSCFISCTKITRSSPPQVVETENKISPSPLPPQRIETAKRQPPPGVVNIKKGTTVKDGGLVVSRSSKFTMKSSRRRKRFGNDAGSFGGCGGGCGGGGC; translated from the coding sequence ATGGTGATGTTTCGTATCTTGAGTTGTTTCATCAGCTGTACCAAGATAACGCGGTCGTCTCCGCCGCAGGTGGTCGAAACGGAAAATAAAATCTCTCCGTCGCCTCTTCCACCCCAAAGGATCGAAACGGCCAAGAGACAGCCGCCACCGGGAGTAGTAAACATTAAAAAGGGTACAACGGTCAAAGATGGAGGACTTGTTGTTTCAAGGTCGAGTAAGTTCACCATGAAGAGCTCACGTCGTCGCAAACGCTTTGGTAATGACGCCGGCAGTTTCGGCGGTTGCGGCGGTGGGTGTGGAGGCGGTGGCTGTTAA
- the LOC109128834 gene encoding glycine-rich cell wall structural protein-like, which translates to MCRILCCCFCRKKKKPRDVKRGKKGKKDGDLVVLKQTKPKKKRHDEVVDIKVDSFCCCGGGDGGGDGGGGGGGCGGGGGCGGGGGGA; encoded by the coding sequence ATGTGTCGAATCTTATGTTGTTGCTTCTGccgcaagaagaagaagccgcgAGATGTGAAAAGGGGTAAAAAGGGAAAGAAGGATGGAGACCTTGTTGTTTTGAAGCAGACTAAGCCTAAGAAAAAGCGTCACGATGAAGTAGTAGATATAAAAGTAGActcattttgttgttgtggcgGCGGTGACGGTGGTGGAGACGgcggaggtggaggtggaggctgtggtggtggcggtggatgtggaggtggtggtggaggcgcttaa